From Aptenodytes patagonicus chromosome 1, bAptPat1.pri.cur, whole genome shotgun sequence, one genomic window encodes:
- the C1H11orf97 gene encoding uncharacterized protein C11orf97 homolog produces MRAASGKQPALAAEEAGSDVRGEAAGGGQPWKKFVYVEPSRRVKEILEEELYFRKEACHVKHPAAVAVEGIWSVKKNFSIGSLKPVSQNRNGLLLQPQFYSRHAGMKNC; encoded by the exons atGAGGGCGGCGAGCGGGAAGCAGCCGGCGTTGGCGGCCGAGGAGGCGGGCAGCGATGTCCGCGGCgaggcggcgggaggcgggcagcCCT GGAAGAAATTTGTATATGTTGAGCCATCTAGGAGAGTTAAAGAAATACTTGAAGAGGAGCTTTATTTTCGGAAAGAAGCATGCCATGTTAAACATCCAGCTGCAG TGGCTGTGGAAGGAATTTGGAGTGTGAAAAAGAATTTCTCCATTGGAAGCCTGAAGCCAGTGTCACAGAACAGAAATGGTTTACTTTTGCAGCCTCAATTCTACTCAAGGCATGCAGGAATGAAAA ATTGCTGA